In Leisingera sp. NJS204, the DNA window CGACCACGCCCGAACGCTGAACAAACGAGGGCGCCGGTCTGCCCCGGCCATCGCCGCCTGGTTGCGGGACACAGGATATGTGCCGGATCAGGTAATCTCATCCTCCGCGCAACGCACCCGCGAAACCTGCGAGCTGATGGAGCTGGGTGTGCCTGCGCGGTTCACCGAGCGTCTGTATCACGCCAATTCGGAAATGATGTTCAAGGTGCTGATAGAGGCGGAACAGCCGCGGGTCATGCTGATCGGGCACAATCCCGGCATCGCCGCCTTTGCCCATTCCATCGTCTCCAGCCCGCCGGATCATTCGCGGTTCGACGATTACCCGACCGGGGCAACGCTGGTGGCGGAGTTTGATATCAGCAGCTGGCGCGACCTGGCCTGGAGCAGCGGCAAACCCGTCGGCTTTGCCGTTCCGCGCGAACTGCTGGGCGAATAGCACGGTTGCGGCTGCGGCAATACCGCGCATCCTGCGCGGGAGGGGCATGGCGCGGTTGCAAGGGCGGACCTAGGTTGCCTGACAGACCCGTATTTGCCAGGACTGGAGATCCCCATGCGCCGCCGTTC includes these proteins:
- a CDS encoding SixA phosphatase family protein, with the protein product MTCTLILTRHAKSAWDANVPSDHARTLNKRGRRSAPAIAAWLRDTGYVPDQVISSSAQRTRETCELMELGVPARFTERLYHANSEMMFKVLIEAEQPRVMLIGHNPGIAAFAHSIVSSPPDHSRFDDYPTGATLVAEFDISSWRDLAWSSGKPVGFAVPRELLGE